A window of the Sporosarcina sp. FSL K6-2383 genome harbors these coding sequences:
- a CDS encoding sugar ABC transporter permease has protein sequence MQAYTLIIALVLIAVLFGFFTGGEFLSSRNISNLFSQMSVIAVLAIGMTLVIVAGHIDLSVGSLVGLTGGVAAILHVWYEWNTFTVVVAAIAVGALFGVWQGWWVAYRAVPAFIVTLGGMLIFRGILIGLSKGQTIAPMNDSFKAISNSYFPFTLGYILALASIGLLIVWTVRNRSKRKGLDLLLPAGFIDYGKIGVYSFFILLATYMLNRYQGIPTPILIVILLAAIFIFISNKTSFGRYVYAIGGNPEAAALSGINIKRNTLWVFISMGALSGVAGVILTSRLNAATVNAGNMYELDAIAACVIGGTSLMGGKGKVVGALIGALIMASIDNGMSMMNIETFWQYIVKGLILIIAVWIDIASKK, from the coding sequence ATGCAAGCCTACACATTGATAATTGCACTGGTGCTAATTGCTGTACTATTTGGTTTTTTCACTGGTGGTGAATTTTTATCGTCGCGAAATATTTCCAACTTATTTTCCCAAATGTCTGTCATTGCAGTGCTAGCTATAGGGATGACATTGGTCATCGTAGCCGGACATATTGATTTATCCGTTGGTTCCTTAGTAGGTCTGACGGGTGGCGTTGCGGCGATTTTACATGTTTGGTACGAATGGAATACGTTTACTGTCGTCGTTGCGGCAATCGCCGTTGGTGCGCTTTTCGGTGTGTGGCAAGGTTGGTGGGTTGCTTACAGGGCAGTTCCAGCATTTATTGTGACGCTTGGCGGGATGTTGATTTTCCGTGGTATCCTTATTGGATTGAGTAAAGGGCAAACAATCGCGCCGATGAATGATAGTTTTAAGGCGATTAGTAATAGTTATTTCCCCTTCACTTTAGGCTATATTTTAGCTTTAGCGAGCATCGGCTTGTTGATTGTGTGGACAGTCCGAAATCGATCGAAAAGAAAAGGGTTGGATTTATTACTTCCGGCAGGATTTATTGACTATGGGAAGATCGGAGTTTATTCCTTCTTCATATTATTGGCTACGTATATGTTAAACCGCTATCAAGGGATTCCAACTCCAATATTAATCGTGATTTTATTAGCAGCTATTTTCATCTTTATTTCCAATAAAACCTCGTTCGGTAGATACGTTTATGCTATCGGTGGGAATCCAGAAGCAGCAGCTCTTTCAGGTATCAATATTAAGCGGAATACGCTGTGGGTTTTTATATCAATGGGTGCTCTATCTGGAGTTGCAGGTGTGATTTTAACAAGTAGATTGAATGCAGCGACGGTCAACGCTGGTAACATGTATGAGCTTGATGCGATTGCGGCTTGTGTAATAGGCGGTACCAGTTTAATGGGTGGTAAAGGAAAAGTAGTTGGTGCTCTTATTGGTGCATTAATCATGGCGAGTATTGACAATGGAATGAGTATGATGAATATCGAAACCTTCTGGCAATATATCGTCAAGGGGTTAATTTTAATTATTGCTGTCTGGATTGATATTGCTAGTAAAAAGTGA
- a CDS encoding Gfo/Idh/MocA family oxidoreductase, with product MMKKVRWGVLSTANIAQTQLIPAIFRAENAEVVAIASRGSKVHAVASALHIPKAYESYEQLLNDPDIDAVYIPLPNHLHKEWVLQAAKQGKHILCEKPAALTAGEAAEMVRICSEHNVKFMEGFMYQFHPQHARVKEIIASGEIGETKLIRSSHSFYLENRNSDIRMDKDMGGGSLYDLGCYSIEVIRRITGAEPIEVQAVAVIEPESGIDISAYSHIKLDNGVTAIFDCSFDMTARNEYEIVGTKGTIKVPFAFRPDVNGGIGSILVQGNGMSREEKVSGDIYRLEVEHFSSAILNNTDPAITGQSTVNNMRVIEACYQSIQTGQPVELT from the coding sequence ATGATGAAAAAAGTTCGTTGGGGAGTATTAAGCACAGCAAACATTGCTCAAACACAACTGATTCCAGCCATTTTTCGAGCAGAAAATGCAGAAGTTGTCGCCATTGCAAGTCGAGGAAGTAAAGTCCATGCAGTCGCATCGGCTTTACACATACCTAAAGCTTATGAAAGTTACGAGCAGTTATTGAATGATCCGGATATCGATGCGGTATATATACCTCTCCCTAATCATTTGCATAAAGAATGGGTACTACAAGCTGCTAAACAAGGAAAGCATATACTTTGTGAGAAACCAGCGGCATTAACAGCCGGTGAGGCCGCTGAAATGGTACGAATTTGCTCGGAGCATAACGTGAAGTTTATGGAGGGATTTATGTACCAATTTCATCCACAGCATGCACGTGTGAAAGAAATTATAGCTTCCGGAGAAATCGGGGAGACTAAATTGATTAGATCCAGCCATTCTTTTTACTTAGAGAATCGTAATAGTGATATTCGAATGGACAAAGATATGGGTGGAGGCAGCTTATACGATCTGGGTTGTTATTCTATAGAAGTCATTCGCCGTATAACAGGAGCAGAACCTATTGAAGTACAGGCCGTTGCCGTAATAGAACCTGAATCAGGGATTGATATTAGCGCATATAGTCATATAAAGCTCGATAATGGTGTGACAGCTATTTTCGACTGTAGTTTTGACATGACCGCAAGAAATGAGTATGAGATTGTTGGGACAAAAGGGACGATTAAGGTACCTTTTGCATTCCGTCCAGATGTGAATGGTGGTATAGGCTCTATTCTGGTACAAGGAAATGGGATGAGTAGAGAAGAAAAAGTGTCTGGAGACATTTATCGTTTGGAAGTAGAGCATTTTTCCTCGGCAATACTAAATAATACGGATCCTGCAATTACTGGGCAATCCACGGTTAATAATATGCGAGTAATAGAGGCTTGTTATCAATCCATTCAAACTGGGCAACCAGTAGAGCTAACGTAA
- a CDS encoding S-layer homology domain-containing protein, producing MANLQSRKYKKFVLGAASAALVASAVAPVASAKDFKDSKGNTHETAIDALSDAGVIKGYPDGTFLPNKKLTRSDVVKLMGKWLVTEGYEIPTDYKTNMRFTDLTSKSNDELLQYAAVVKDNGVFKGSNGNLLAGDNITRENMAVVLVRAFDEVKDMELVTYVAAQDFEKDVTDLGKAKAEARTAIDVLDYFDITNPAAPVFNPKNTTTRGQFATFLYKTINTDFSAVQEYEVNEDLVAVKAAAEQVKAGAVTVSRGVDATDANKLAAVQTYVTSLVTEKDVVATVVAGKTAGDYVVTLTKGEEKVEKTIAVTFDFAADDRFVTEVKALNSTELQLTFSQALDKKSAETIANYAVTANAPSAEKAKKIQDIQLQADGKSVIIRFADVLVKNTVYTVDVSTVLTASFHKVDKFNGTVSISTDAAPSLVSASYDGKLNLTFNEEVDLSKAIVRVDGVQYNGFAAVDAEAGTYTYVATTTGIAATNGAHAVTIIGAKDKAGNEASTLTASYTVSEDITAPTVASIEKVTATTFKLVFSEAVTQPTVKTVKGATEFEAKVVSQTGLQKEWLVNVETKAGSNDLFNKDESTVSLSVEVTKYKDRVNLLGSKYTGAVSLTRNTEVPTVVSTNLNTVVAKGTGTVITIPFSESITAGTGVITVKDPDGIIQTATRGYADKNLTLTISGKAPKEGTYTITLAANAVKDADLNGNLSATTSVNFSTVATNQELATSAVAVNTAIINGKVVNYIDIAYGTNDMANSAIELANYKLDNSELPAGTTIGFVGNKQSVRITLPTNFEVPAKAGYKFEISKNVKTIAGSTIVATDKLTTFTKQITLNDTKAPQLVSAKLVNADQVELTFSEVLAAVADDLNHINDLVVKVNGSIVVPTAILDGVKGDNKVVVTIPTFNATQTVTIEVVSDSLTIKDVSGNVVVAGATVTAKK from the coding sequence ATGGCTAATCTTCAATCAAGGAAGTATAAAAAATTTGTACTGGGCGCGGCGTCAGCGGCTCTAGTTGCATCTGCGGTTGCACCAGTAGCAAGTGCGAAGGATTTCAAAGATAGCAAAGGGAATACGCATGAAACTGCAATCGACGCACTATCTGATGCGGGTGTCATCAAAGGCTATCCAGATGGTACATTCCTACCGAACAAGAAATTGACTCGTTCTGATGTTGTTAAATTGATGGGGAAATGGCTTGTGACTGAAGGGTATGAAATTCCGACAGATTACAAAACTAACATGCGTTTTACAGATTTAACATCAAAATCAAACGATGAACTCTTGCAATATGCTGCAGTTGTTAAAGACAATGGCGTATTCAAAGGGAGTAACGGCAATCTATTGGCTGGTGACAATATCACTCGTGAAAACATGGCTGTCGTTCTCGTGCGTGCTTTTGATGAAGTAAAAGATATGGAACTTGTCACTTATGTTGCGGCACAAGACTTTGAAAAAGATGTTACGGATCTAGGAAAAGCAAAAGCTGAGGCACGTACAGCAATTGATGTTCTAGATTACTTTGACATCACGAATCCAGCTGCGCCAGTTTTCAATCCTAAAAACACAACAACTCGTGGTCAATTTGCTACATTCCTTTATAAAACAATCAATACAGACTTTTCTGCTGTTCAAGAATATGAAGTAAACGAAGATTTAGTTGCAGTAAAAGCGGCAGCTGAACAAGTGAAAGCGGGAGCAGTAACAGTTTCACGCGGAGTGGATGCAACTGATGCTAATAAACTAGCTGCAGTTCAAACATATGTAACTTCACTTGTCACTGAAAAAGACGTTGTAGCAACAGTAGTAGCAGGGAAAACAGCTGGAGACTATGTTGTTACACTTACTAAAGGTGAAGAAAAAGTAGAAAAAACAATCGCGGTAACATTCGATTTCGCGGCAGACGATCGTTTTGTTACTGAAGTGAAAGCACTTAATTCAACAGAATTACAGTTAACTTTCAGCCAAGCGTTGGATAAAAAATCTGCTGAAACAATTGCTAATTATGCTGTTACTGCTAATGCTCCATCAGCAGAAAAGGCAAAAAAAATTCAGGATATTCAGTTGCAAGCTGATGGTAAATCAGTTATCATCCGTTTCGCTGATGTACTTGTGAAGAACACTGTCTATACTGTTGATGTTTCAACTGTTTTAACGGCTTCTTTCCATAAGGTAGATAAGTTTAACGGGACAGTTTCTATCAGCACCGATGCGGCACCTAGCTTGGTTTCAGCATCTTACGATGGCAAGCTCAACTTAACTTTTAATGAAGAAGTTGATTTATCAAAAGCAATCGTTAGAGTGGATGGCGTTCAGTATAATGGCTTTGCAGCTGTTGATGCTGAGGCTGGAACTTACACATATGTAGCTACGACAACAGGCATTGCAGCTACTAATGGCGCACATGCTGTTACAATTATAGGGGCAAAAGACAAGGCTGGGAATGAGGCAAGCACATTAACAGCTTCTTATACAGTGTCTGAAGATATAACAGCTCCAACAGTAGCTAGTATTGAAAAGGTTACTGCTACTACATTCAAACTTGTATTTAGCGAAGCTGTCACACAACCAACTGTCAAAACTGTCAAAGGTGCAACTGAATTTGAAGCTAAAGTTGTTAGTCAAACAGGTTTACAGAAAGAATGGTTGGTAAACGTTGAAACGAAAGCCGGATCAAATGATTTATTCAATAAAGACGAAAGCACAGTGTCGTTATCAGTTGAAGTGACTAAATATAAAGACAGAGTAAATCTTCTGGGCAGCAAATATACTGGAGCAGTTTCATTGACTAGAAATACTGAAGTACCAACAGTTGTATCTACTAACCTAAATACAGTGGTTGCTAAAGGTACTGGTACTGTTATTACAATTCCATTCAGTGAGAGTATTACTGCTGGGACAGGTGTAATCACTGTAAAAGATCCGGATGGAATTATCCAAACAGCTACTAGAGGATATGCAGATAAGAATTTAACGCTAACAATCTCTGGTAAAGCACCTAAAGAAGGTACTTATACAATTACTCTAGCTGCTAATGCTGTGAAAGATGCAGATTTGAATGGAAATCTTAGTGCGACAACATCTGTTAATTTCTCAACTGTTGCTACAAACCAAGAACTAGCTACTAGTGCAGTAGCTGTGAACACGGCAATCATCAATGGTAAAGTAGTAAATTATATTGATATTGCTTATGGAACTAACGATATGGCTAATTCGGCAATCGAGCTAGCGAATTATAAATTAGATAATAGTGAACTTCCAGCGGGGACTACTATTGGATTTGTTGGGAATAAACAATCTGTTCGTATTACATTGCCTACTAATTTTGAAGTTCCTGCTAAAGCAGGATACAAATTCGAAATCAGCAAAAATGTAAAAACAATTGCTGGTAGCACGATTGTTGCTACTGATAAGCTAACAACATTTACAAAGCAAATTACATTAAATGATACAAAGGCTCCCCAATTGGTATCTGCTAAGTTAGTAAATGCTGACCAAGTGGAATTAACTTTCAGTGAGGTTTTAGCAGCAGTAGCTGATGACCTTAATCATATCAATGATCTTGTCGTGAAGGTAAATGGCAGCATTGTAGTGCCAACGGCTATTCTTGATGGTGTAAAAGGTGACAATAAAGTAGTAGTAACAATCCCGACTTTTAATGCTACTCAAACTGTAACTATAGAAGTTGTATCGGATTCATTAACGATTAAAGATGTATCTGGTAACGTAGTGGTAGCAGGAGCTACAGTAACAGCTAAAAAATAA
- a CDS encoding NEAT domain-containing protein codes for MKKKVVLPFFMAVLVSMIAVVPLSVAADLSDGTYVVEYEMLQAENDSVSIANDYFEKPAILTVDGEAQYIQFTVNRSDWVKVLEAADGESFVDVAVVSEDPENDQRVIAFKVDGDISEPVFMQMHIVIKDMEPAYDHKYTVRLNFDLETIQETDAPAVVVPSSESKTEEKTGNNVIIYILIAVLAVVIVIIARKVKSSKK; via the coding sequence GTGAAAAAAAAGGTAGTACTTCCGTTTTTCATGGCCGTACTTGTTAGTATGATAGCTGTTGTTCCGCTATCTGTTGCGGCTGATTTATCTGATGGTACATATGTTGTCGAATACGAGATGCTACAGGCCGAAAATGATTCCGTGTCTATTGCTAATGATTATTTTGAAAAACCAGCAATACTTACAGTCGACGGTGAAGCCCAATATATTCAATTCACAGTTAACCGCAGTGATTGGGTTAAAGTTCTTGAGGCTGCAGACGGAGAGTCGTTTGTCGATGTGGCTGTCGTTAGTGAAGATCCCGAAAATGATCAACGTGTCATTGCATTTAAGGTAGACGGAGATATTTCCGAGCCTGTGTTTATGCAAATGCACATTGTCATTAAGGATATGGAGCCTGCGTATGACCATAAGTATACCGTTCGTTTGAATTTTGACTTGGAGACAATTCAAGAAACAGACGCGCCTGCTGTTGTCGTTCCTTCATCGGAATCAAAAACTGAAGAAAAAACAGGGAACAATGTAATCATCTATATACTTATCGCAGTACTTGCCGTGGTGATTGTTATCATCGCGCGCAAAGTTAAATCATCAAAAAAATAA
- a CDS encoding NEAT domain-containing protein has translation MKKQIMLLLSALLVVFSVFPALQSQAAEVTTQELEVAFDVLKADSDDKSTAGDFVKSPAKIAVEDGKTYAYVTLQQAKFWQTLKVQATQPGTFTEANFVDAVVVSEDTQANTRLVKFEVQDITKVLNVKAHIIVTGVPGIGEYDHTYDLRLKFDGSKTPATPEVNPEVKPDVKPEALKDGAYTIGFEALHETEDKASSMGRYIDASAALTVKDGKNLVALTLTNNEQITAFQVEQEDGKYVDATVIDTDEKADTRVVGFEVADLSAIMNAKVTVFVAAANHTGNYTVRLAFDQKSIKAATEEVATDGVFTIDFKALHEEEDKESSMTRYIETPAALTVKGGKNLVALTLTNNEQITAFQVEQDGKYVDATIVNTDEKANTRVVSFEVADLAAIMNAKVTVFVAAANHTGNYTVRLAFDKDSVKAVTTEEIVKFADIDKSWAKPYIEALAAKQIVKGKTATTFAPNDTITRAQFALMLSRALELPKQDFEGTFSDVTQAMDGIVFEIEAANRAGIIKGNEGKYNPNEKITRQQMVTMIIRAIEFKDASVLKDVTNAVVFTDTKNITAEAKKSIDLAAGLGIISGKEVKGQKVFEPQADATRAHASKMVYQLVEKLK, from the coding sequence ATGAAAAAGCAAATCATGCTATTATTATCAGCACTACTCGTTGTATTTTCAGTATTTCCAGCACTTCAATCTCAAGCTGCTGAAGTAACTACACAAGAACTTGAGGTAGCGTTTGACGTATTAAAAGCAGATAGTGATGACAAGTCTACTGCTGGAGATTTTGTGAAAAGCCCAGCAAAAATTGCTGTTGAAGACGGCAAGACCTATGCATACGTAACACTACAGCAAGCTAAGTTTTGGCAGACACTAAAAGTGCAGGCGACACAACCAGGTACATTTACAGAAGCTAATTTTGTAGATGCAGTAGTCGTTAGTGAAGATACGCAAGCAAATACTAGACTTGTAAAATTTGAAGTGCAAGATATTACTAAAGTTTTGAATGTTAAAGCTCATATCATTGTTACAGGTGTGCCAGGGATTGGCGAGTATGACCATACCTATGATCTCCGTTTGAAATTTGACGGCAGCAAAACTCCTGCAACACCAGAAGTAAACCCTGAGGTAAAACCGGATGTGAAGCCAGAAGCATTGAAAGATGGTGCATATACAATTGGCTTTGAAGCATTGCATGAAACAGAAGATAAGGCATCTTCAATGGGTAGATATATTGATGCTTCGGCAGCTCTTACAGTGAAAGACGGTAAAAATCTTGTAGCACTGACGTTAACAAATAACGAGCAAATTACGGCATTCCAAGTAGAGCAAGAAGACGGTAAATACGTTGATGCAACAGTTATTGATACAGACGAAAAAGCAGACACACGTGTAGTTGGATTTGAAGTAGCAGATCTGTCTGCAATCATGAATGCCAAAGTAACAGTATTTGTGGCAGCAGCAAACCACACGGGTAACTATACAGTTCGTCTTGCTTTTGATCAAAAAAGCATCAAAGCAGCAACTGAAGAAGTAGCAACAGATGGTGTATTTACAATCGACTTTAAAGCATTGCATGAAGAGGAAGACAAAGAATCTTCTATGACAAGATATATCGAAACACCCGCAGCACTTACAGTAAAAGGCGGTAAAAATCTTGTAGCACTGACGTTAACAAATAACGAACAAATAACAGCATTCCAAGTAGAGCAAGACGGTAAATACGTTGACGCAACAATTGTGAACACAGACGAAAAGGCTAATACGCGTGTCGTATCATTTGAAGTAGCAGATCTAGCTGCAATCATGAATGCAAAAGTAACAGTATTTGTGGCGGCAGCAAATCACACTGGCAACTATACAGTTCGTCTTGCTTTTGATAAAGATAGTGTCAAAGCAGTAACAACTGAAGAAATTGTTAAATTTGCAGACATCGACAAATCATGGGCAAAACCATATATTGAAGCACTTGCTGCTAAACAAATCGTTAAAGGTAAAACAGCTACAACGTTTGCTCCGAATGACACGATTACAAGAGCGCAATTTGCATTGATGTTATCACGTGCACTTGAACTTCCAAAACAAGATTTCGAAGGAACATTCTCTGATGTAACACAAGCGATGGATGGAATTGTTTTTGAAATCGAAGCAGCAAACCGTGCAGGCATTATTAAAGGAAATGAAGGCAAGTATAACCCGAATGAAAAAATTACTCGTCAACAAATGGTAACAATGATTATCCGTGCGATTGAATTCAAGGATGCAAGTGTATTAAAGGACGTAACAAATGCAGTAGTATTTACAGATACTAAAAACATCACTGCTGAGGCAAAAAAATCAATCGATTTGGCAGCAGGCCTTGGTATCATTAGTGGAAAAGAAGTAAAAGGTCAGAAAGTATTCGAACCACAAGCAGACGCAACTCGTGCACATGCATCTAAAATGGTTTATCAGCTAGTCGAAAAACTTAAATAA
- a CDS encoding NEAT domain-containing protein, with product MKKNVIFLAAMMLMLIIPTFVPQKAAAASPYADGEYVVPFSVLKDSGSEPSATADYVVSPAKLIVQNGKMHVVMTLNNSSWWQYFRVNGAEVQVVSNDTANDKRVVKFEVKDLNQLINAKIHIIVTGIPGFNYDNKYDIRFKFNSSNIPLAPVVEKPKSTPTPAVKPSEPEKVATTPSQKPSDTKEEKNQQAPPKVEEKPATSKEDAVNPKAEDSIVEKDQTSTEPVESTDSIDAEVPASEDDAEELEAEETAEGIEEPVVEEVEAISTPNFNPTWIIIILAIVVLVGAVLLFNRKRKS from the coding sequence TTGAAAAAGAATGTTATTTTTTTAGCAGCTATGATGTTAATGCTTATCATTCCAACATTCGTACCTCAAAAAGCCGCAGCCGCCTCACCTTATGCTGACGGTGAATATGTGGTGCCGTTTAGCGTGTTAAAAGATTCGGGTAGTGAACCATCGGCAACAGCGGACTACGTTGTCAGTCCAGCAAAACTAATTGTCCAAAACGGTAAGATGCATGTAGTGATGACGCTGAATAATAGCTCGTGGTGGCAGTATTTTAGAGTGAACGGCGCTGAAGTACAAGTGGTCAGTAATGATACGGCGAATGACAAGCGTGTTGTGAAGTTTGAAGTGAAAGACCTCAACCAATTGATCAACGCTAAAATCCATATTATTGTCACGGGGATTCCTGGCTTTAATTATGACAATAAATACGATATTCGATTCAAATTTAACAGCTCGAATATCCCGTTAGCGCCTGTCGTTGAAAAACCAAAATCTACCCCAACTCCAGCAGTTAAACCTTCTGAGCCGGAAAAAGTAGCTACGACACCGTCTCAAAAACCATCTGATACAAAAGAAGAGAAAAACCAACAAGCACCGCCAAAAGTAGAAGAAAAACCCGCAACATCCAAAGAGGATGCTGTTAATCCAAAAGCAGAAGATTCGATTGTGGAAAAAGATCAAACATCAACTGAACCAGTTGAGTCAACGGATTCCATAGACGCTGAAGTTCCGGCAAGTGAGGACGATGCAGAAGAACTAGAAGCTGAGGAAACAGCTGAAGGAATTGAAGAACCGGTCGTTGAAGAAGTAGAAGCGATTTCAACACCGAATTTTAATCCGACATGGATCATTATAATTCTTGCAATTGTTGTTCTTGTTGGTGCAGTGTTACTATTCAATAGAAAACGAAAATCATAA
- the isdE gene encoding heme ABC transporter substrate-binding protein IsdE, with protein MRKMSYMLCILITIVLAGCSSQNEASTKEPIDPAEDRIVATTVALTEIMDALELDLVGIPSSYKDLPVRYEDAKEVGNPMSPDMEMLLSLKPTEILSVTTLQYDLQEMFDERNIDMTYVNLESIDAMHDEILKMGEKYDRQTQAQAIIDQFETKVAEIEQAVEGQKQPSVLILLGIPGSYLVATEHSYIGDLVKRSGGKNVITGEDVEFLSSNTEYLQQAKPDIILRAAHGMPEEVIKMFDDEFRTNDVWKHFEAVKNNRVYDLDELLFGTTGNLAAIEALDELQKMLYP; from the coding sequence ATGCGGAAAATGAGCTATATGCTATGCATACTTATCACCATTGTGTTGGCTGGTTGTTCATCACAAAATGAGGCTTCTACTAAAGAGCCCATCGATCCAGCAGAGGATCGAATTGTTGCAACGACAGTCGCTTTGACGGAAATTATGGATGCGCTGGAACTTGATTTAGTCGGTATTCCATCGAGCTATAAAGACTTACCGGTGCGCTATGAAGACGCTAAAGAAGTCGGCAATCCGATGAGCCCTGATATGGAAATGCTCTTGTCATTGAAACCAACGGAAATACTATCCGTGACAACATTACAATATGATTTGCAAGAAATGTTCGATGAGCGCAATATTGATATGACCTATGTCAATTTGGAAAGCATCGACGCGATGCACGATGAAATTTTGAAAATGGGCGAAAAATATGATCGTCAAACACAAGCGCAGGCGATAATTGATCAATTTGAAACGAAAGTAGCTGAGATTGAGCAAGCAGTAGAAGGACAAAAGCAACCCTCTGTTCTCATATTACTGGGGATCCCGGGCAGTTATCTCGTTGCAACTGAACATTCTTACATCGGTGATCTTGTGAAGCGTAGTGGTGGGAAGAATGTCATCACTGGGGAAGATGTCGAGTTTTTATCATCTAATACGGAATATTTACAGCAGGCTAAACCGGATATCATTTTAAGGGCGGCACATGGTATGCCTGAAGAGGTCATTAAAATGTTTGATGATGAATTCCGAACGAATGATGTGTGGAAACATTTTGAAGCAGTGAAAAATAATCGTGTCTATGATTTGGATGAACTTCTATTTGGGACAACTGGTAATCTAGCAGCTATTGAAGCGTTGGATGAACTGCAAAAAATGTTGTATCCATAA
- a CDS encoding iron ABC transporter permease, whose protein sequence is MFAKNKKMLSFVSVIILLAVVIIISAITGSIKVTLFELIQGLFTGTNDDMAIIQDLRFPRIIIALFAGAALSVAGVLLQAVMRNPLADPGIIGVSAGAGFMSILVVALFPTLYFFVPLFAFLGGALAFFLVYSLSWKSGLDPLRMILIGIAVNALFTGLSQGLGFSGGALTQSLSQTLTSTLTMKKWSDVDVIVLYGTIGLILSFGMYAWCNYLALEDRTAKNLGVNVNLARFVISLVAVLLASVATSVAGLFAFVGLLIPHIGRSLVGTDHKVLIPFSALAGALLILTADTLGRTIIAPNEIPASIIMAVIGGPFLIFLLRKSDRIYGH, encoded by the coding sequence ATGTTTGCTAAAAATAAAAAAATGCTTAGTTTTGTCAGTGTCATCATACTGCTCGCCGTTGTCATTATTATATCGGCCATTACAGGTAGCATAAAAGTTACACTGTTCGAGCTCATTCAAGGGCTATTCACAGGAACGAATGATGATATGGCGATTATTCAAGATTTACGATTTCCGCGGATTATCATAGCATTGTTTGCGGGTGCGGCTTTGTCAGTGGCAGGGGTGCTATTGCAAGCGGTTATGCGTAATCCTTTAGCGGATCCAGGTATTATCGGTGTTTCAGCGGGTGCAGGGTTTATGTCGATACTCGTCGTAGCTTTATTCCCAACGTTGTATTTCTTTGTGCCACTGTTCGCTTTTTTAGGCGGAGCCTTGGCGTTTTTCCTTGTCTATTCATTATCTTGGAAATCAGGACTTGACCCGTTACGCATGATTTTAATCGGAATTGCGGTCAACGCCTTATTTACGGGGCTTAGTCAGGGTCTAGGGTTTAGTGGCGGTGCATTGACTCAATCCCTAAGTCAGACGCTGACCTCGACGTTGACGATGAAAAAATGGAGCGATGTCGATGTCATTGTGTTGTATGGCACTATCGGGCTCATTTTATCATTCGGTATGTATGCGTGGTGTAATTATTTGGCGCTAGAAGATCGAACAGCGAAAAACCTGGGTGTCAATGTCAATTTGGCACGCTTTGTGATTTCATTAGTCGCAGTCTTACTTGCATCAGTTGCGACGTCTGTTGCTGGGCTATTCGCGTTTGTCGGATTGCTAATCCCGCATATTGGCCGTTCGTTAGTCGGCACGGATCACAAAGTGCTCATTCCATTTTCAGCGTTGGCGGGAGCATTACTCATTTTAACGGCGGATACACTTGGCAGAACAATAATCGCGCCGAATGAAATACCCGCATCTATCATCATGGCCGTCATCGGAGGACCTTTCCTCATATTCTTACTCAGAAAGAGTGATCGTATTTATGGACATTAA